tggtcgaaattgaagatacggagaaatcggcattgcaaatacatcaaagtaaagagaacttttgttccctccgaagtgtgttccctaacacggacatctaaaccaagctgcctgggggaaatcggcatcgcaaacacatgaaagtaggaggagcttttgtttccaccgacatgtattctctaacagagatttcaaattcaaggtacttgggggaaatcagcatataaataccctcgtggtcgatagtttaacaaaCGACGCCCACAAATGGAtggtgctcattgtaactagcgtggacaTTACTGATTGCATaagtgctggcgaataagttgggagcgatgaatgagtgttttttttttatattttcgttccaataagaatctttcgatggattgattgaagaatgatgtttcaatcaactgaatagaacttatgtagAATCGTAATCGtagatagaatataaataaaatttaaatttttgcaacttttatgttggttgcttcgtgacatttcatatcaatgaccgatcatgcattgtaaaattgtatattgtagcggttgtgttaaaatatgaaacaattttttttctcccaaggaaagttcatgcaacgagaaaaattgggaaaatgaAGGGGTTCCGTGtcccgttgggtttaaagcgaaaatgaaaatggactaaataaacactcagaaagtaaaaattataaatgaaagtatcgtttccatttcaaatatattttctgtataataaagtaacacttttttctggtgaggaaaattgataattgtgttcgataatgataattatcttatattaaatgtaatgataagttttttcttcattttatccgtacataacacaggagccatctcgttcaggaccacagagggtggctcatcatatctcattcctctttgatatgcaccatccaatgactaatcaccatcctactatcatcatcactcggttgtgaacactggtagagtgaacaaacaataccaatAACCAGACAAAACCGGCCCTTTTccgagccaccaaatcattatcgaagagtttaccaatgtgattcttcaaacatattcaaaacagcagatagcctaacggaatcctacgtcaactatgcggtcgtggaTACAACCCtcatgtgactttttttctttttttctttcatagcttgagcttgagcttgggtagactgtacaattcgtagttgctctccgtgattgacctgaaccaaccaaattgcacaaagaacacacagaatgacgcttgggactagcaaatcattctcgttgtgcaattctcggtgattcgagctttgaatggtcaataaccgcgccggccacgtccttacagtcaccaggggaagggaaggaatgttagtatgatattcgccgcccgatggccagaagggtcgcctctatagcgtggttccctagcgtttatcatggaagaaatagtttgttagtgggaaggggtaataatcaggattcactgtggtaagtgatatgaTTCTGTAAACGCGGATTCTCAACCAATCGACGAAACTGAATTACGAAATCGAATGTATTTCGACTAACGGACCAGCGATGTATTTTAAAAAcagatgaatatttttattttttacatattCATTTCACATAGAATATACGATTCAATAGGTCGTGGACCCTTCAAATTTACACATTCTTAAACACTCACGACGATGGTATCCATGGGCCACCTGAACGACAGATGACACCATGGACCACCTGAAAAACATCTCTACAATGAAATATACCTATAATATATTTCGTGATTCAGTGTATCGTGGGACCTTCAATTTGTCGCATTCTAAAACATCCGACGACGGATAATATTCATGGGTAACCTAAAACCGGTGATATATTCCGCAGCTCAATGCACGTATTCTTTATTCTACCGTAGAATCTACCCCAATCGCGAGGTAACTTGAGAAGGTTACCAAGAGAATTCTTCTGATATCAATCAACCCGAcgatatattttgtttattcgttgaCCGTTCGTTTCATAGAAATCGGATCGCTACTGTGGAAAGTAACTGttcggaaacctgagaaggtaaccgaaagaactTCTATTGCAAGCCAATCGGACTGGCGATAAATTTCGTAATCGGAAAAACTCCTTACAAATCAACCAATGATGCATTTCTTTATTTATTGCGCGTACTCTATATCGAACAACAATCGCGATGGTTTTCGTACGGAAACCTGAGAACTCCTCTGAAATCAATCGTCATTTTCTGTTCCATACCAAGCGCACTCTTTATTTAACTCTAATCACAACGATGGGTTGTTAACCCATTaaagttaacattttttttccattcatcaCTCATTCATCCCTTCAACCATCTATCCCCCTAATCATTCAATTCTTGAACTCCTTCAAGAATTGAATAATCAAGGAAACAAACAACTaaagaaacaaataaataatgaataacaaaaaaaagttaacttgtgAAGTGTGTAAGTGAAACTATTATATTTCACTACTCTACAGCTATCACCATCTTCTATACGATGGTTTAAACGTTCACATTTTCCTTAATCTGTTAAATCTGATGATATGGAACAATCTCACCAAAGGAATCCAACACAGAATAATTTCTTGAGTGCATATTTTGATCTTCTCTCTTTCACTACACTATCCGGAACGTTCCACCAATACTGCACAAAAATTCACTGTATTGACACAAACCTACACCAAGAGAATCGAGAAAACACATACAAATGTATCACACGCGTGTAAATAAAATTGACACACACAGCCGGCAAAACGAACCACACTGTCATTAGTACACTTGTTGATACGAATGGTGCCGAACGGAAATCTCTACTTGTAAAATTTTCCGAATTCATTAATGCTTAAACATTCTGTTGAATTCGGCTTCGCTCCCAGCCTGTGATACGTTCACTACGACGCACAAACTTCGCAATCGTAAacacaagttttttttatttttttctttcataaaccatgaagtgattttttttgcgatatCCTAAAAGTACTCATTTAGAAACGAAAgtcattttctgtttttctaaaaaataaatcaacgatactgaaatgACAAATTGGTCTACTAATTACCTACTTTGAAgtagtattgactggaataccgaaaagtttgaaaaaacttttaatattgaaacactttgatttcaactggggtggattttttttgcgtccgTCAATGTAATTCatatatttggaaaaattattcTAGGAGGTGCGttctttattattttatttgtcTAGTACTGTAAGCGGACATCTAAGGAATGTGAGCAATGTAACTAAAAGGTGAATTCATTTTTATGTGATTGTGTGACTGGAGCGCTGAGACGAACAACTTCTAGTGGGGGTAAGACAGATAATTAAGGGGCTTGCAAgggaatgcaaggggtgtaagtgacttgatttctcttcgtcaactttttcttcgattaaaaactcaactgcaaaaacgttccaatttgagtttgctatagaatccgatagataagCTTCTGGCCTAccatccacattgtcaaatacagctgggaatgagtatAACCAAAAgaaagagtcgatgtagagaaatcgatcaaatcacttacacgcttttcattctaagcccctcagttGAAAATTGTGTGTTGAAAAAATTCTGTGATTGTTGCTAacagtttataaggtaacacagtaatttttttttcgcaaaattctATTTTAATATTCAACATAactgccttcgagggcgatacagcgattatagcgatcttgcttgtttttcctcaaaataggtcttagtttcggtaatcacttcatcatcggtcttaaatttcttgccagcgaacaTTCTCTttaggtctgcgaacagaaaatagtcgctgggtgccagatctggagaatacggtggatgcgggaGCAAtttgaagcccaattcatgcaattacacacagaattcggatttttccctttttttttcacaataacaaaaattgtttcactctcaatgctgtaactcactaACCagtcgaccgattgctgtcaaattttaacacgtatccattgaaatatggtgctttgtgatagtcaagtagatttttgcaagaggcgccatctagacgtcaaccttatgaacttataagccgaactgttatttttcatcattataaaCCATTTACATACTTGGGGATTGAATGTGTCAAACACGATTTTAGCATATCGAAATTTCTTTTTCCCTGTCTTATAAAATTTTCGATACGATTGGTATGGAAATCTTCATTCGCAACAAAAACAGCTAATAATgttaatattattttataaaaacgttacctattttctgatttggcacccttactggaagacgtagttctacgtcaaaagaaagtTATTCTCCTCGTGAGCGAGAAACTTTGGCTCATATGCCCTTCTTACTCCCACTATATAACATGAAATcgagattttcgaaaaaaaaaattttggtgcaaaatgtcttaaaattgtattaAACTTCGAGTTCTACTGCCATCTCGAACtatttttttgtgtcaaaaatcgactttctgGGACTCGTTTTTTATCTTCCCTCGGTTTATGGTGGCAATGAAAATagccatctcgatttttcatacgaacttcctgcgaaatgttgatttgctcgataaaacaccctatgcaaaatatcagctcaatcgaacttcattttcaagtcgaaattttagttttttgaaaatcgaaaaatcacccaagggggtgtGCATGAAATCGGAGTATTGTCCCCtcaattttatgtaaaaaaccgtTCATCGATATCTTGAGTTATGAAATCGTGAATCGAGAAATCTCTTCAAAATGGAACACCAAACTTGTTTACAGGCTCTCTGTTTTATCTTTACACTCTCCGTTCTGTCTTCCTAGTCGTCCTGCTCCCCTttcctcttctctctctctctctctctctctctctctctctctctctctctctgtagaCAGCGTAAGAGATTAATGTTTCTTATCAGCGCACAATGGTCCAAAAGGTGCAtttgagtggaaattagcatttagagctcgacagttattctctagacaaaaactgtcttcgacaaagttattacatataatagagtgctcatttttatgttatcgaaaatatctttatagatagaggtaaacatagttcgacaatgttgcagtcacagttatttgaaacatctttgtagaacaaagtttttttttctatctcgtgaaataaccgatatagcgttttttttctaagttgcgttagggtcaccatgaaaaaaaagtttttttgctctaacttttatatttcgaattctacctacaaactgtcttcaaaagactTTAAGAGCTtattaatacaaacattttgcgatgaagaacttgtcaatatcccaacttcactcaaagttattgatatttctttccaaaaaatacgctctcttcaattgtttgtcattctttctggggcaaacataaacaaagttcattggcggcatttgaaacaTCATACTtgactctacatgatgtgtgattttcaaaactatgttattttttatgcttgagtaaaataaaattgaaatcatgagtttttggataaaaaaacatcaataactttgagcagaattaagatattgacaagttctgcatcgcaaaatgttggtcttgataagctctgaaagtcgcacgaagacagttttcatgaagaatttaaaatataaaagttagagcaaaaaaacccgctttttcatggtcaccctaacgcaacataggaaaaaagcgctaaaacGATTataataaaagatagaaaaaagattTGTCTCGGGGCCGCTAAAAATCGTCCTAATCGCAGACAGAACAGATTCCCcagttctacaaagttgtttaaaataattagGGCTACAATATTTtcgaactatatttttttttatctataaagataagaaaattatattttttgtttcatcaacaattttggtcaccctatttttgataacgtaaaaatgagcgctctattatatgtaacaactttgtccagGACAGTTTTTGTCTCAAGAATAAATaactcccacaaagttgttttttaactaagttgcattaggataACCATGAAAAACGGGGTTTTCACTCTATCTTTTGTATTtctaattctacatcaaaatgattTCAAATGATTCAAAATGAATCatgatttcagaaaaaataacatatctttgaaaatcacatattatatagagggcaatttgttctttcaaattctgtcaacaaacattttttatgtttgcccccgaaagaatgacaagcaattgaagagagcgtattttttgggaagaaatatcaataactttgagtgaagttgagatattgacaagttctgcgtcgcaaaatgtttgtattagtatgttctgaaagtctttcgaagacagttagAATCTAAGTTAGagcgaaaaaaacttttttctcatggtgaccctaacgcaacctataaaaaagcgctatatcggttattccaagagatagaaaaaactttgttctacaaagatgtctcaaataagtgggactaaaactttgtcgaactatatttaccccTATctgtaaagataaaaaaaagttagattttttatttcatcgaaaattttggtcaccctattttcgacaacatgaaaatgagcgctccagcatatgtaacaacttcgtcgaagacagtttttgtctacagaataactgtcgagctctaaatgctaatttccaattaaatgcagttcctggaccattgtgcagtggtgATAAAAAGGCAAATACAGAATAGCGATGCAAACATAAGAAATCTGTGATTATAGGATTTATTTGAGGGGAATTccttgtgttttattattttttaaataacgttGAGTGCATTCGAATTTcgttgggaaaaaataattaaatattgGCGATATTAACATGTAATATATTTAGGTATCGATATTGGTATACAagcgcatcaaattttttttttgtttcaaagacTTCATAATGCCATTCATACATTCACTGGTACACAAGAAATTATGCCATTGCTTCACTTTCTCGGTTTCAACTCCAACCAAACGCCCTTTTCAGAAAGCATGGCGAATCCACTTTTTGACAGGCGCAGCGGTATCTGAGTCTTCTCGGTTGGTTCGAAGCTGAATTCCTTCAGCAAATAGTAAACCATCGATTTGACCTCCATCAGTGCCAGTCGAGATCCGATGCAGTTTCGGGGTCCCACACCGAACGGTATATAGGCGCCGGTGTTGATACTCGAACGGTTCTCCTCGCTGAAGCGTTCCGGATCGAATTGATCAGGATTAGGATAGTATCTGGGATCCCGGTGGAGAGCAATCGTTGGGAACCACATGGTTTGTCCTTTCTCTACGGTAAACTGTGCTCCGGATCCGTCATCGTAACGATAGTTTTTGACGCAGAGGCGATCGGAAACTACGAATGGAGGCCACTTTCGAAGGGATTCCGATACGACCATATCCATGTATTGCATCTTCTGTAACGCGTCGTAGTTGAGTGGTTTCCCGCCTAGGGATTGATCAGTCTCCAGCACTTCTTCGTAGAGTCGTTTTTGAATATCCGTGTTAACTGTCAACTCATATGCCAAGAATGTCATACAGCTTGATACAGTGTCAAAACCTGCCaggaaaaatagaaaacatTGTGCTATGAGTTCATTCTCGGTCCATTCCCTCGTGTGCGTTGATTTTCCGACGCTGGATTCCTCCACTGTCGCAAATCCAGCGTCTTTCGTCTGCTGTTCATCTTTCTGATGTTTAAGCACACCTTTTCGAACTTCCATTAACATCTGAATCATATCGTTTCGCGCGATTGCATGCGCTTCCCGCTGTTTCATATTGTCTATGATCATGTTTTTGAAATATTCCGTCATTTTTCTATCCGAAAAATCCACCTCTAGCTTTTGCATCAACCGTGGGAAGGCTCGGAACAGAAGAAATTTAATTAACACCATAATCGATTGGAAATTAAGTATTTGTTTGCCGTTCACGTAGAACTCATTTTCACGATCGCGGAGTGAATTCACACTGATTCCGAATGCTACCGTCGCGATCACATCATTCGAGAAGCGCGAACACACATCTTTCATTTCGAACTCCAACGTCTTTCCTGCTTTCGCTTCGGATGCGAAAAACTCCACCATCGATCGACCGCATTCGGCCACCAGCTCAAACATATGTCTCATTTTGCTCCCCGTAAAGGCCGGACTTAGGGTTGCCCGCATATCCCTCCACTTCTGACCACGCAGGGAGAACAGCGAGTTCCCGAACAAACTGCTCCCGGCGTCTTCATCCTCCGGGAAGTTTATGGCTACTTGATGATCCGTGAAGTAATCGAAGTCTTTCACAGCGATTTTCTTGATCACCTCCGGGTCACGCAATATGTAGATCGGCCTCAGAAGATCGTAGAATCCCGAGATTCTGCGATAAAATATTGCATTTCACAATTTCGATCGTAAGTTTTGTTTTCACAAGTACTTACTTGGAATCTGGATAGGCGTTATAGAGCTTTTTGACGAGCGAACTTATATCCATGGTCCGGAACAGCGTCGGAGCGGTGCTGCCGAATCCAAACGTTGGCTTGACGCATGGCACCGGTTTCGTCAGGAAGTACTCGTACTGTTTCGCTACGTAGTGGTAGATTGACAAAATGATAACACCAACGGCTCCCGCCGTCAGAAGATCCACTTCGAACATTGTTTGTGCAGCTCTGACGATGGTTTCCAATCGACTGGAGCGATTCCAGTTCGACAGCACCTACTCATCGCCGAAATTGGACCGGATTCGGTAATGCAATCAAACTCTCGAATGAGAGTACTCAATTCAAAAGTCCCGCTCCGGGTGGTGTTTTGTTAAGAAATGAGATTTAGCGAACGCAAACGCCCTTTTCAGGCGCAAGAAACTCACGGATTACTGGCTGCTGCCGTCAAACTTTCAACTGATGTTGAGTTGTTGGCTCATCTCTGCGAAACGCTACACGCGTAAGTGTATTGCCGTGCCAATCTGACCTAATAGACATGAGAATGTTGCAATTGATCGTTCATTCATATTTACTTTGGTTGGCAGGAGCGAAACACGGAGCACTCTCTGAGAAAACTGAAACATTCAATCTCTGACTCTGATGGGTGGAGTTCCAAAGTTCGCCTTTT
The Toxorhynchites rutilus septentrionalis strain SRP chromosome 2, ASM2978413v1, whole genome shotgun sequence genome window above contains:
- the LOC129764311 gene encoding probable cytochrome P450 9f2 isoform X1; translation: MFEVDLLTAGAVGVIILSIYHYVAKQYEYFLTKPVPCVKPTFGFGSTAPTLFRTMDISSLVKKLYNAYPDSKISGFYDLLRPIYILRDPEVIKKIAVKDFDYFTDHQVAINFPEDEDAGSSLFGNSLFSLRGQKWRDMRATLSPAFTGSKMRHMFELVAECGRSMVEFFASEAKAGKTLEFEMKDVCSRFSNDVIATVAFGISVNSLRDRENEFYVNGKQILNFQSIMVLIKFLLFRAFPRLMQKLEVDFSDRKMTEYFKNMIIDNMKQREAHAIARNDMIQMLMEVRKGVLKHQKDEQQTKDAGFATVEESSVGKSTHTREWTENELIAQCFLFFLAGFDTVSSCMTFLAYELTVNTDIQKRLYEEVLETDQSLGGKPLNYDALQKMQYMDMVVSESLRKWPPFVVSDRLCVKNYRYDDGSGAQFTVEKGQTMWFPTIALHRDPRYYPNPDQFDPERFSEENRSSINTGAYIPFGVGPRNCIGSRLALMEVKSMVYYLLKEFSFEPTEKTQIPLRLSKSGFAMLSEKGVWLELKPRK
- the LOC129764311 gene encoding probable cytochrome P450 9f2 isoform X2, which encodes MFEVDLLTAGAVGVIILSIYHYVAKQYEYFLTKPVPCVKPTFGFGSTAPTLFRTMDISSLVKKLYNAYPDSKISGFYDLLRPIYILRDPEVIKKIAVKDFDYFTDHQVAINFPEDEDAGSSLFGNSLFSLRGQKWRDMRATLSPAFTGSKMRHMFELVAECGRSMVEFFASEAKAGKTLEFEMKDVCSRFSNDVIATVAFGISVNSLRDRENEFYVNGKQILNFQSIMVLIKFLLFRAFPRLMQKLEVDFSDRKMTEYFKNMIIDNMKQREAHAIARNDMIQMLMEVRKGFDTVSSCMTFLAYELTVNTDIQKRLYEEVLETDQSLGGKPLNYDALQKMQYMDMVVSESLRKWPPFVVSDRLCVKNYRYDDGSGAQFTVEKGQTMWFPTIALHRDPRYYPNPDQFDPERFSEENRSSINTGAYIPFGVGPRNCIGSRLALMEVKSMVYYLLKEFSFEPTEKTQIPLRLSKSGFAMLSEKGVWLELKPRK